One window of the Diospyros lotus cultivar Yz01 chromosome 12, ASM1463336v1, whole genome shotgun sequence genome contains the following:
- the LOC127814203 gene encoding protein LURP-one-related 17-like: protein MMLFSMKSMSVRKVDELRDEGQEEEEEEEEVEDCRRDVIIREEEEDGPAWTSLTVWRKSLVLSCEGFTVIDSNGGLAFRVDNYNERRPHQLTLMDASGNPLLTMCRPKKLRLVDKLWLVYEGEVGERSSSKKEIKPIYCVRKHVNILQPNPDVLADVYSGPSDKKRAYVIYGRYAERSCRVLDDERRQVVAEIKRKEPINHGASFGLEVFLLIVRPGFSPAFAMAMVLLLDQMFS from the exons atgatgttGTTCTCGATGAAATCCATGTCAGTAAGGAAAGTAGATGAGCTCCGTGATGAagggcaagaagaagaagaagaagaagaagaggtggAGGATTGCAGAAGAGATGTTATTATtagggaggaggaggaggatgggcCAGCGTGGACATCGCTGACGGTGTGGAGGAAATCACTGGTGTTGAGCTGTGAAGGGTTCACAGTGATAGATTCCAATGGGGGCTTAGCGTTTAGGGTTGATAATTACAATGAACGTCGTCCCCACCAACTCACTCTCATGGATGCCTCCGGCAACCCTCTCCTCACCATGTGTCGTCCTAAG AAGCTTAGACTCGTGGATAAGCTGTGGCTTGTGTACGAAGGCGAAGTTGGAGAGCGTTCGTCTTCCAAGAAAGAGATCAAGCCCATCTACTGCGTGAGGAAACACGTTAATATCCTCCAGCCCAATCCGGACGTGCTTGCGGACGTGTATTCTGGGCCGTCCGATAAGAAACGAGCGTACGTGATTTACGGTAGATACGCGGAGAGATCATGCAGGGTGCTGGATGATGAGAGGAGGCAGGTGGTGGCGGAGATCAAGAGGAAGGAGCCCATCAACCACGGAGCTTCTTTCGGATTGGAGGTCTTCCTGCTCATCGTACGGCCAGGATTCAGTCCCGCCTTCGCCATGGCTATGGTTCTCTTGCTGGATCAGATGTTTTCTTGA